One segment of Phragmites australis chromosome 13, lpPhrAust1.1, whole genome shotgun sequence DNA contains the following:
- the LOC133889567 gene encoding glutathione S-transferase T3-like has protein sequence MSQFSQPTDLGGQSELGQFSLGSDDKGTKKVTSRKKKKVDAKTDRTKWTDEEDELLVSAWLNVSQDPVVGSDQSRETYWGRIAKYFNTYKKDSMMPRTDKALINHMKLITDAVTKFTVHYRKVEQLNPSGTNERDKMARACSAYKAIEGKPFAYTHCWVLLAEHPKWHAHEAAKAQKVLELAEAQCSQAAGNDIPNDAASNASTDLPRPIGRDQAKASRARKSPSQSSIPTVSGGAYERQLQDISETKKVMVKLKKEQLEVMRLQATVRMNDQDERIMKVDLDTVSGPLRECYRKRQEDIMARWKVLENRD, from the exons ATGTCGCAGTTCTCACAGCCTACTGATCTTGGAGGGCAGTCCGAGTTAGGGCAGTTCAGTCTAGGGAGCGATGACAAGGGTACGAAGAAGGTCacctcgaggaagaagaagaaggtggacgCGAAAACTGATAGAACCAAATGGACTGACGAGGAAGATGAGTTGCTGGTGTCGGCCTGGCTTAACGTAAGCCAAGATCCGGTTGTGGGCTCGGATCAGTCCAGAGAGACCTATTGGGGGCGTATCGCAAAGTATTTCAACACTTACAAGAAGGACAGCATGATGCCGAGGACCGACAAAGCGctcatcaatcatatgaagctGATCACGGATGCCGTGACAAAGTTTACGGTGCATTACAGGAAGGTGGAGCAGCTGAACCCGAGTGGCACCAATGAACGTGACAAG ATGGCAAGAGCGTGCTCCGCGTATAAAGCAATTGAGGGAAAACCCTTCGCATACACCCATTGTTGGGTGCTGCTGGCCGAGCACCCAAAGTGGCATGCACACGAAGCGGCAAAGGCGCAGAAGGTCTTGGAGCTTGCGGAAGCACAGTGCAGCCAAGCTGCTGGCAATGACATCCCAAATGATGCCGCTTCCAACGCGTCGACGGACCTTCCCCGTCCTATTGGCCGTGACCAAGCGAAAGCTTCTCGAGCGCGCAAGTCGCCGTCGCAGTCCTCAATTCCAACCGTGTCCGGAGGAGCATATGAGCGACAATTGCAAGACATCAGTGAAACAAAGAAAGTGATGGTGAAACTTAAGAAGGAGCAGCTGGAGGTGATGCGTCTCCAAGCGACTGTCCGAATGAATGACCAAGACGAAAGAATTATGAAGGTCGATTTGGACACGGTTTCGGGACCACTACGGGAGTGTTATAGGAAGCGCCAGGAAGACATAATGGCGCGGTGGAAGGTCCTAGAGAACCGAGATTAG
- the LOC133889568 gene encoding uncharacterized protein LOC133889568, producing MMMFSSDSSDEEDELLVLIAIEEEEAAAVRRSRQRGSMPGHAVIDRQHCEGAARLYNDYFADNPVYGDILFRRRFRISRRLFLRIAAAVEEHDTWFRQRRDATGKLGLSPLQKMTAAIRCSEKNISGLPMKLTPPVSWQKGSAVGFPGCSGASIACIGLIDGSAPPVSYIINGNRYDMGYYLGDGIYPEWATIVKAIPAPRGNKSIHFSAMQAALRKDVERAFGVLQSRFAIVRGPARVWDQSTLHNIMTACVIMHNMIIEDERGTASSVQVFDFMGEPTQVHRSGDEGVLHYVETTQAIRNRAVHRQLRADLVEHLWSMHGAQ from the exons atgatgatgttcTCCTCAGATTCGAGTGACGAAGAGGATGAGCTGCTTGTGCTGATTGccatcgaggaggaagaagcagcagcTGTGCGTCGTAGCAGGCAGCGTGGGTCGATGCCCGGCCATGCGGTTATAGACCGGCAACACTGCGAAGGTGCTGCTAGGCTGTACAACGACTACTTCGCCGACAACCCTGTGTACGGCGATATCCTGTTTCGTCGGAG GTTTCGTATATCGCGGCGGTTGTTCTTGCGTATTGCGGCCGCTGTGGAGGAGCATGACACCTGGTTCAGGCAGAGAAGGGATGCAACGGGGAAGCTCGGCCTTAGCCCCTTGCAAAAAATGACAGCGGCCATACG GTGTTCGGAGAAGAATATCTCCGGGCTCCCAATGAAACTGACACCGCCCGTCTCCTGGCAGAAGGGGAGCGCCGTGGGTTTCCCGGGATGCTCGGGAGCatcgattgcatgcattgg GCTTATCGATGGGAGTGCCCCACCTGTTTCGTACATCATAAATGGTAACAGGTACGACATGGGATACTACCTCGGCGATGGCATATACCCCGAATGGGCGACCATAGTGAAGGCAATTCCTGCTCCACGAGGCAACAAGAGCATCCATTTCTCCGCGATGCAAGCTGCTCTCCGCAAGGATGTCGAACGTGCATTTGGTGTGTTGCAATCTAGGTTTGCTATTGTTCGCGGGCCGGCTAGAGTATGGGATCAGTCTACCTTGCATAATATCATGACCGCATGCGTTATTATGCACAACATGATTATTGAGGACGAGCGTGGTACCGCTTCCTCGGTGCAGGTGTTCGACTTCATGGGGGAACCAACTCAAGTCCATCGAAGTGGTGACGAAGGTGTCCTGCATTATGTCGAAACAACTCAAGCTATCCGCAACCGTGCAGTGCACCGCCAATTGCGGGCGGACCTTGTGGAGCACCTTTGGAGTATGCATGGAGCACAGTAG